In Catharus ustulatus isolate bCatUst1 chromosome 29, bCatUst1.pri.v2, whole genome shotgun sequence, the following are encoded in one genomic region:
- the LOC117008247 gene encoding small conductance calcium-activated potassium channel protein 1-like: MSSCRHNGGVTRPRGHPGSSNHGQTQPCASPRLQVLVSRQEHPAATETARVATRTAREASEERAGERRKNQNIGYKLGHRRALFEKRKRLSDYALIFGMFGIVVMVTETELSWGVYTKESSYSFALKCLISLSTLVLLGLIVMYHAREIQLFMVDNGADDWRIAMTSERVFLIALELLVCAIHPIPGQYLFTWTARLAFTYAASVAHADVDIVLSIPMFLRLYLLGRVMLLHSKLFTDASSRSIGALNKINFNTRFVMKTLMTICPGTVLLVFSISSWIVAAWTVRVCERDKLYHDKQEVTSNFLGAMWLISITFLSIGYGDMVPHTYCGKGVCLLTGIMGAGCTALVVAVVARKLELTKAEKHVHNFMMDTQLTKRVKNAAANVLRETWLIYKHTRLVKKPERAKVRTHQRKFLQAIHQAQKLRSVKMEQRKLSDQANTWGDLAKTQAVMSELLAELQERHAELEKRLGALEARLEALGLSLLALPGRVRQALGQQRDPLGYQRDSLGYQRDSLGYQRDTLGQQRDTLGYQRDPLGQHCDTLGYQQDRLGCQRDPLGQHLNCLGYQCDLLGEQRDPLGCHCDPLGHQRDPLGSLDLLGQQRDPLGQHRHTLGYQCDLLGHQRDPPGQQQDTPGQQRDPPGQQRDLLGYQCDLLDQHCDPPGHQHEPSGHQCDSLGHQRDAPGHRRDPPGHQRDTPGHQCDPPGPCPPRLCSATAPCSPARRPGPAQSPRAASDSG, encoded by the exons ATGAGCAGCTGTCGCCACAATGGGGGGGTGACACGGCCCCGGGGCCACCCGGGCTCCTCCAACCACggccaaacccagccctgcgcCAGCCCGCGCCTCCAGGTGCTCGTGTCGCGACAGGAGCATCCCGCAGCGACAGAAACCGCTCGCGTGGCCACCAGAACGGCTCGGGAGGCGAGCGAGGAGCGGGCAGGCGAGCggaggaaaaatcagaatattggCTACAAGCTGGGCCACCGGCGAGCACTGTTCGAGAAGCGCAAACGCCTGAGCGACTACGCGCTGATTTTTGGCATGTTCGGCATCGTGGTGATGGTGACGGAGACGGAGCTGTCCTGGGGGGTCTACACCAAG GAATCGTCGTATTCGTTCGCGTTGAAGTGTCTGATCAGCCTGTCCAcgttggtgctgctggggctcatCGTGATGTATCACGCCAGGGAGATTCAG CTGTTCATGGTGGACAACGGCGCCGACGACTGGCGCATCGCCATGACCTCGGAGCGCGTGTTCCTGATCgcgctggagctgctggtgtgcGCCATCCAC CCCATCCCCGGGCAGTACCTGTTCACCTGGACCGCCCGCTTGGCCTTCACCTACGCGGCGTCGGTGGCGCACGCCGACGTGGACATCGTGCTGTCCATCCCCATGTTCCTGCGGCTCTACCTGCTGGGCAGGGtgatgctgctgcacagcaagCTCTTCACGGACGCGTCGTCGCGCAGCATCGGCGCCCTGAACAAGATCAACTTCAACACGCGCTTCGTCATGAAGACGCTCATGACCATCTGTCCCGGCACCGTGCTGCTGGTGTTCAGCATCTCATCGTGGATCGTGGCGGCGTGGACGGTGCGGGTGTGCGAGAG GGACAAACT GTACCACGACAAGCAGGAGGTCACCAGTAACTTCCTGGGGGCCATGTGGCTGATCTCCATCACCTTCCTGTCCATCGGCTACGGGGACATGGTGCCACACACCTACTGCGGCAAGGGCGTGTGCCTGCTGACCGGCATCATG ggcgcGGGCTGCACGGCTCTGGTGGTGGCCGTGGTGGCCCGGAAGTTGGAGCTGACCAAAGCCGAGAAGCACGTGCACAACTTCATGATGGACACGCAGCTCACCAAGAGG GTGAAGAACGCCGCTGCCAACGTTCTCCGCGAGACGTGGCTCATCTACAAGCACACGCGGCTGGTGAAGAAGCCGGAGCGCGCCAAGGTGCGCACCCACCAGCGTAAGTTCCTCCAAGCCATCCATCA AGCTCAGAA gcTCAGGAGCGTGAAGATGGAGCAGCGCAAGCTCAGCGACCAGGCCAACACCTGGGGGGACCTGGCCAAG ACGCAGGCTGTGATGTCGGAGCTGCTGGCGGAGCTGCAGGAGCGCCACGCGGAGCTGGAGAAGCGCCTGGGGGCGCTGGAGGCGCGGCTGGAGgcgctggggctgagcctgctggccctgcccggGCGAGTCCGGCAGGCGCTGGGCCAGCAGCGGGACCCGCTGGGCTACCAACGAGACAGCCTGGGCTACCAACGAGACAGCCTGGGCTACCAGCGAGACACCCTGGGCCAGCAACGGGACACCCTGGGCTACCAGAGAGACCCCCTGGGGCAGCATTGTGACACCCTGGGCTACCAGCAAGATCGACTGGGCTGCCAACGAGATCCCCTGGGTCAGCACCTGAACTGCCTGGGCTACCAATGTGACCTCCTGGGCGAGCAACGGGACCCCCTGGGCTGCCACTGTGACCCCCTGGGCCACCAGCGGGACCCCCTGGGCTCCCTGGATCTCCTGGGCCAGCAACGGGACCCGCTGGGCCAGCACCGCCACACCCTGGGCTACCAATGTGACCTCCTGGGCCACCAGCGGGACCCCCCGGGCCAGCAGCAGGATACCCCGGGCCAGCAGCGGGACCCCCCGGGCCAGCAGCGGGATCTCCTGGGCTACCAATGTGACCTCCTGGACCAGCACTGTGACCCCCCGGGCCACCAGCACGAGCCCTCGGGCCACCAATGTGACTCTCTGGGCCACCAGCGGGATGCCCCGGGCCACCGACGTGACCCCCCGGGCCACCAGAGGGACACCCCGGGCCACCAGTGTGACCCCCCGGgcccgtgtcccccccgccTGTGCTCGGCCACCGCCCCCTGCAGCCCCGCTCGGCGCCCGGGACCGGCCCAGAGCCCGCGGGCGGCCTCGGACAgcggctga